In Rhinoraja longicauda isolate Sanriku21f chromosome 27, sRhiLon1.1, whole genome shotgun sequence, one DNA window encodes the following:
- the LOC144606684 gene encoding C-reactive protein-like codes for MKPFIPLVLVMCIYLSGSDSADLKGKSAIFPTATDNSFIKLDASDFAYLTAFTVCLRAASEENRVYSLFSYATSSSANSILIWQQSKTELWLELGNQRTIFFVTEMNSLLSHICVTWESQGGEITVWVNGRGSLQKVSGKGLVVKGSGTFIIGQEQDSVGGGFDINQSFVGEMTDVDMWDRVLKPNDIKLISQGCFTDGGNIIDWDLTPFTSGGNVIIEDNDDCAV; via the exons ATGAAGCCCTTTATTCCACTTGTGCTTGTGATGTGCATTTACCTGTCAGGATCTGACAGTGCAG ATTTGAAGGGAAAATCAGCGATATTCCCAACAGCAACAGACAACAGTTTCATCAAATTGGATGCATCTGATTTCGCCTACTTGACCGCCTTTACTGTCTGCCTCAGGGCAGCCTCTGAAGAGAATCGCGTTTACTCATTGTTCTCGTACGCAACAAGCTCTTCCGCCAATAGTATACTGATATGGCAACAATCTAAAACAGAATTATGGTTAGaattaggaaaccaaagaacTATATTTTTCGTCACAGAAATGAATTCTTTACTGAGCCACATCTGTGTGACCTGGGAGTCTCAAGGGGGTGAGATAACAGTCTGGGTCAATGGGAGAGGCAGTCTACAGAAGGTTAGTGGAAAGGGTCTGGTTGTGAAAGGGTCTGGTACGTTTATAATTGGTCAGGAGCAAGACTCAGTCGGTGGAGGTTTTGACATCAATCAATCTTTTGTCGGAGAGATGACAGATGTTGATATGTGGGATCGTGTTCTAAAACCAAATGATATTAAGTTGATCAGTCAGGGTTGTTTCACAGATGGAGGGAACATCATTGACTGGGATTTAACACCATTTACATCAGGGGGGAACGTCATTATTGAAGACAATGATGATTGTGCCGTTTAG